In Ostrea edulis chromosome 10, xbOstEdul1.1, whole genome shotgun sequence, one genomic interval encodes:
- the LOC125666075 gene encoding uncharacterized protein LOC125666075: MSNLIAQKKYKAWPDLKTLIMGIVTSVTHSLALTYLTSEIFPKLPPFLIPCILYVGNSPTILEQQKTKVPHSCNTGRRIIHIMQILLAAVVSTMSVFSRLLSIEEGCLFGIFILVISYLRYIPLQNLIVGDNANEAQNAKLLYRLLRILVIVLTTSVGFSSGKGYNTLPYFNNIPDDEISYYVIAISCCALLIQVKAFIPSFSVKVSLLSTLICFCSTVAVSALALYIHAQKNDLGLFTPLKDFPVSFSVYHIVVYSFTCCSVLLYYFATFYDIKKGYPPIYRKIAMTVYDNISLCQDLLRTMLCKIDNFNSFDRNHKRIFLCTTMYRESAHEMSRLLCSLKKVSNSKAIQVRQIHIESHIFLDNGANGKDVNEFGIQLLSLIEETFMMKEQYGIMIHTPYGIKLSWTVPGEMPLCLHLKDNKLVKGKKRWSQVMYMRYILNYRANIDKMYRKKIDPLNSMRNDSSEFVNVGISINEQTTQTEKDMMDQDVPTVTFETSSKASSFSDPTTITNLEDGETKTTDLEIPSGRVDFDSPKENKSELTLRVPRLHFNSKNRRSSFDNSRFSFETLQDRNNQNGFKYAFDADTQNHDFTYNFTEAKFRSSFNDIEFQYHKYKTGELSQAYKGSVEDEKYRDFILATDADMSFDDHNVLNLLDAIEKDVNIGGVCGRTLPIGIHRHPIVWLQIFDYAKDFWMIKSAQNIIGSVMCCPGCFSLFRLEAINDVIEKFAEPTQSIMDVFTKDSGEDRWMCTLMMKAGWTLRYSYHGKNTTFCPEETEEFMKQRRRWLLSDFANAAVTIGNLLTLMRNNTAFTLLYALYILQLFIAMLLYPGFTIMMLALGVEFVTECPYLVVLGFFSVTCLVFCIIQISTWTTYRKLIVSKLLILILGLLTTFVFISTSVLIVGNITKDITVGEFNHIENLMLAGVIFVYLYSSFLHPFELHLLSTGIVYLFYLPMLNILLPLYVVCNIVDQTWGTRDDQKVSVPKLLRLPKFKKRNKKPSLKYRSNSYESLSYSAIDLQDVSGDETAFWQNLVTNSIGATINTGLTQEDRTTGLRALRNKALVGYLSLNLIWVALLAGFYAFLINYFEDKLVYGIVVFGFLGVSAVVQLLGMTVYRISDCLTRVGRLIA; this comes from the exons ATGTCCAACCTTATAGCACAGAAAAAGTATAAGGCATGGCCAGATCTAAAAACATTGATTATG GGTATTGTAACCTCTGTAACACACTCACTGGCCTTGACCTATCTGACATCCGAGATATTTCCAAAATTGCCTCCATTTCTGATACCATGTATTCTTTATGTTGGGAACTCACCCACGATCCTAGAACAACAG AAAACCAAAGTACCACATTCATGTAATACGGGAAGAAGaatcattcatatcatgcaGATACTCTTAGCAGCTGTCGTATCGACCATGTCTGTATTTAGCAGGTTACTCAGTATTGAAGAAGGGTGCTTATTTGGAATCTTTATATTAGTAATAAGTTATTTACGATACATACCTTTGCAAAACCTCATCGTTGGAGATAATGCAAATGAAGCACAGAATGCTAAATTGTTGTATCGACTTTTACGCATTCTTGTAATTGTATTGACTACTTCGGTCGGTTTCAGCAGTGGAAAAGGCTACAACACACTTCCTTATTTTAACAATATTCCAGATGATGAAATCTCCTATTATGTAATTGCCATATCTTGTTGCGCGCTACTTATCCAAGTGAAAGCCTTCATACCTTCTTTCAGTGTGAAAGTTTCATTACTGTCGACGTTGATATGTTTTTGCAGCACAGTGGCAGTAAGCGCACTTGCTTTGTATATTCATGCCCAGAAGAATGATCTTGGATTGTTTACACCGTTAAAAGATTTCCCGGTATCATTTTCAGTTTATCATATAGTAGTGTACTCTTTCACTTGTTGTTCTGTACTTCTGTATTACTTTGCTACtttctatgatatcaaaaagggGTATCCCcctatatatagaaaaatcgcTATGACGGTATATGACAACATATCTCTTTGTCAGGATCTTCTGCGGACAATGTTGTGTAAGATTgataatttcaattcatttgatagaAATCATAAGAGGATTTTCTTATGCACCACAATGTACAGGGAATCAGCTCATGAAATGAGTCGTCTCTTGTGCAGTTTAAAAAAGGTATCCAACTCCAAAGCGATTCAAGTACGTCAGATACACATTGAATCTCACATATTTCTTGACAATGGAGCTAACGGAAAGGATGTTAATGAATTCGGAATACAGCTTTTATCTCTCATAGAGGAGACTTTCATGATGAAAGAACAGTATGGAATCATGATTCATACACCATACGGAATAAAATTATCATGGACTGTACCAGGAGAAATGCCACTCTGTTTACACCTGAAGGATAATAAGCTGGTAAAGGGAAAGAAAAGATGGAGTCAGGTTATGTATATGAGATACATATTGAACTACAGGGCAAATATTGACAAGATGTATCGTAAAAAAATTGATCCATTAAATTCTATGCGCAATGATTCTTCCGAATTCGTAAACGTAGGGATATCAATTAATGAACAAACCACACAAACCGAAAAAGACATGATGGACCAGGATGTGCCCACAGTAACGTTTGAAACCTCAAGTAAGGCATCCTCATTCAGTGATCCCACAACAATTACAAACCTCGAAGACGGCGAAACCAAAACTACAGATCTCGAAATACCATCAGGAAGAGTGGATTTTGACTctccaaaagaaaacaaatcagAATTAACTTTACGTGTCCCCCGTCTGCATTTTAATTCCAAAAATAGAAGATCTTCATTTGACAACAGCAGGTTTTCGTTCGAAACTCTACAGGACCGGAATAATCAGAACGGTTTCAAATATGCCTTTGACGCGGATACGCAAAATCATGATTTCACATACAATTTTACTGAAGCAAAATTCCGATCTTCATTCAATGACATAGAGTttcaatatcataaatataaGACAGGGGAGCTAAGTCAGGCATATAAGGGTTCCGTTGAAGATGAAAAATATCGTGACTTCATTTTAGCCACAGATGCCGATATGTCTTTTGACGATCATAATGTTCTGAATTTGTTGGATGCCATTGAAAAAGATGTGAACATAGGCGGTGTTTGTGGAAGAACCCTTCCTATTGGCATCCACAGACATCCGATTGTTTGGCTACAGATATTTGACTACGCTAAAG atttttggATGATAAAGAGCGCACAAAATATAATCGGCTCCGTCATGTGTTGTCCTGGTTGCTTCAGTCTGTTTCGGCTTGAAGCCATTAATGATGTCATTGAAAAGTTTGCGGAGCCCACACAATCAATTATGGATGTATTTACGAAAGACAGTG GAGAAGACAGATGGATGTGTACGCTAATGATGAAAGCGGGATGGACTCTGAGATACTCGTATCACGGAAAGAATACAACATTTTGTCCGGAGGAAACCGAGGAATTCATGAAACAGAGACGGCGCTGGCTTTTGTCGGACTTTGCCAACGCTGCAGTGACGATTGGTAATCTAT TGACTTTGATGAGAAACAACACAGCCTTCACGCTTCTTTATGCCCTGTACATACTGCAGCTGTTTATCGCTATGTTGTTATATCCTGGATTTACAATAATGATGCTTGCCTTGGGAGTTGAGTTTGTCACTGAGTGTCCATATTTGGTGGTTCTAGGATTTTTCTCTGTGACGTGCCTAGTGTTCTGCATCATCCAGATAAGCACATGGACCACTTACCGGAAGCTCATCGTTAGCAAACTTCTCATCTTGATTCTCGGTCTTCTGACAACATTCGTTTTTATTTCAACAAGTGTTTTAATCGTAGGGAACATTACGAAAG ACATTACTGTTGGAGAATTCAACCACATCGAGAACCTGATGTTGGCTGGGGTGATTTTTGTGTATCTCTATTCGTCATTTCTGCATCCCTTTGAGCTGCATTTGCTATCCACAGGAattgtataccttttctacctCCCAATGTTGAATATTCTACTTCCGCTTTACGTTGTTTGCAATATCGTGGACCAGACCTGGGGAACTAGAGAtgat cAAAAAGTATCTGTGCCAAAACTATTACGACTGCCAAAGTTCAAGAAGCGTAATAAGAAGCCAAGCTTGAAAT ACAGAAGCAATTCTTATGAAAGCTTAAGTTACTCGGCCATCGACCTACAAGACGTAAGTGGGGATGAAACAGCGTTTTGGCAGAATCTCGTAACTAACAGCATTGGAGCAACCATTAACACAGGGCTTACACAAGAAGATCGAACCACAGGTCTCCGAGCTCTCCGAAACAAGGCTCTAGTGGGTTACCTTTCTCTAAATTTGATCTGGGTTGCCTTGCTGGCtggattttatgcatttttgaTCAACTATTTCGAAGATAAGCTTGTGTATGGTATTGTCGTCTTTGGTTTCCTTGGCGTATCCGCCGTGGTTCAGCTATTAGGAATGACAGTGTACAGAATTAGTGATTGTCTCACGAGGGTTGGACGCTTGATAGCATGA